In Acidimicrobiia bacterium, the genomic stretch AACGTTGGTCGACCAGGGTGATCCCGGAAGCGAACTGTTCCTATTGCTGGATGGGGTTCTCACCGTCGAAGTCGATGGAGAGGCCGTAGCCGAGGTGGGACCCGGATCGATTCTGGGAGAGCGGGCCCTTATCGAGGACAGCCAACGCACGTCTACCCTCCGAGCCGCCACACCGGCCAGGGTCGCCGTGGCGATTGCATCCGAGATTCAGCCAGAGGCGCACCAGGAACTTGCCACCCATCACCACCGCGAGGACGCCTCCCGACCTCAGGGGGCGTAAGGCGACTCGAAGTCCTCCCCGTCAAATTTCGTCCTTCAGGGGTGTCCATCCGACTTCTTGGACCAGCCAACCGTTCCCGTCCGGGTCTTCGAAACTGAAGAAGGTGGCGTAGTCGGTGTGGTCCGGGTCCGGGCCGGCGACTCGCCTCCCTTCTACGTAGTGGAACAGATCACTGACGTCGGTCCCCCGCCCGACCAACTCCGCTCTGGCAGCTCCGATGTTTCGAACGATCAGGTGAAGTCCCTGTAACGACCCCGACGCGTCTGCGTTGGGCATTACCGCGATAGCGCAAGCCGACCCGGGCGGAACCAGCTGGACCACTCTGAAGTCCTCGACTTCGTGGTCAACAAGCAGGTCAAACCCGAGCTTGTCGATATAGAACGCTTTTGAGCGGTCAACGTCAGCCGAGGGCACAACAATCAGTTCCAGCTTCCAATCCACCTGAGGCTCCTAATCGACAGTTTGAACGATCTTAGGACCCGTTCGGGCGAAGGATGGGTCGGCCCGGCGTCGGCGGTTCAGGGCCGGTGATGGTTACGGTGACTCCGGAACCCATGACCGACCGAACTGCCTGCTCCACAGATCCGGTGTCAATGGCTGATGGATCCGATAAGGTCACCGTCACGGTGTCACCGACGATATCAACGTCATCCACGACCGGTCCGCCACGGCCAACGACGGCCTTCACCGCTGTGTGGATATCGCCGACGACCGCAGCCGAATCGGCTATCTGTGCGTACTGATGTGAGAGCGGCACGGAGATACCCACCACTGCGACCAGGACCAACGAGACGCTGACGAGCACGCCGGGTTGCCGATTCTTGAGCCGGGGAGTTGGAGCGAAGCCGGTCACGAGCAGGACGAAACCGGCCGCCACCGTGATTCCGACCAGATTCGTGGCGAACAAGCTGAGCGCCCCCTGGGCGAGTACCCAGCGCCCCTCTTCGAGCATCAGGCCAGCCGCCGCCAGCGGTGGTACCAGCGCGACGGAAATGGCCACGCCAGGCAGTACCCCGGACAGTTCGTCCCTCGTGTACGCATAGGCGCCTGCTGCGCCGGCGAAGAGGGCAACTCCCATGTCGCGCAGATCGGGCGAGGTTCTGGCCAGAATCTGAGCATTCGGGGTGGCCACTGGCAGCAGCAGGCCAATGAGGTACCCAACGACGATAACTGCAAGGGCGCCGGCGCCGATGATGGTCAACAATCTGAGGGTTTCGCGAGTCCAGACCATCGCCAGTGCTGCGCCGAGAGCAACAATGGGCTGGCCCAGTGGTGCGATGATCATCGAGCCGATCACCGTCGCCGCACTGTTTTGTGACAAGCCGAGCGCCGCGATGCCGGCCGCCAGCAACAGCATCACAGAAAACGCCGACTGCCAGCGGGGCTGTCCGTCCAGGAAGACGGCACGAAGAGACGCCGATCTTGTCTCTGGGGTCACACGGTGGGCGATCAGCCATCCATCGTCGACGTCAGAGTCGACCGCCTCGTCGATGAATTCACCGAGGCTTGGGTTGTATGTCCACGGTCGTGTTTCCATCTCGGCGATCATAACGAGTCAAGTCAGAGCCGAATTTGGTCCCGTGTCACTCGGACGCAGCCGGCCCCGAGCTCGGCAAGGGATCCGACTGAGACGAACGATTTGGATCGAAGACGATACAAACCAGCAATGTCCAGGCGACGGCTACAGCCGCCGCCGCGATGACGTCACTCGGATATTCCACCAGGAGCACCACCCTCGCAGCCCCGGTAAGTGCAACGATGACCCCGGCCGCCCCGAACGAGCGAACCGTCCGGGTCCAGGTCGGCCGGGTCCATGGCCAGGCAGCCAGACAAACGAGGGTGGCAACCAGTGCGACGTGTTCGGACGGGAATCCGTAGTCGACCCGGGAAGCCAGAGAAGCAAAAGCAGGCGGAGTGCGCTGAACAAGCGAGTCGATGATCTCGACGACCGCCCACTGGCCGCCCACCGCTATCCCAATCACGGCGGCAATGGATCGCCGCCGTCGCATGAGAACGACAATCGCCAAACCTGCCAGAACCCCCATCACGGCAATCGAGGTGATCCAGTTGATGATTTTGGCGGCCTCCACCAACACCGGGATCTGATTGTCATTGAGATAACGCAGTGACAACAAATCAAAGAAGAAGAACTCTTCAGTCCCGACCACGTCCTGGAGCAGGCCCCCAAAGAGCCAGACAGCTGCCACGATGCCTGCCGCCGTCAAGACGAGCGTCAACGCGGGACGATTTGTACGAC encodes the following:
- a CDS encoding cyclic nucleotide-binding domain-containing protein produces the protein TLVDQGDPGSELFLLLDGVLTVEVDGEAVAEVGPGSILGERALIEDSQRTSTLRAATPARVAVAIASEIQPEAHQELATHHHREDASRPQGA
- a CDS encoding VOC family protein: MDWKLELIVVPSADVDRSKAFYIDKLGFDLLVDHEVEDFRVVQLVPPGSACAIAVMPNADASGSLQGLHLIVRNIGAARAELVGRGTDVSDLFHYVEGRRVAGPDPDHTDYATFFSFEDPDGNGWLVQEVGWTPLKDEI
- a CDS encoding DUF389 domain-containing protein, translating into METRPWTYNPSLGEFIDEAVDSDVDDGWLIAHRVTPETRSASLRAVFLDGQPRWQSAFSVMLLLAAGIAALGLSQNSAATVIGSMIIAPLGQPIVALGAALAMVWTRETLRLLTIIGAGALAVIVVGYLIGLLLPVATPNAQILARTSPDLRDMGVALFAGAAGAYAYTRDELSGVLPGVAISVALVPPLAAAGLMLEEGRWVLAQGALSLFATNLVGITVAAGFVLLVTGFAPTPRLKNRQPGVLVSVSLVLVAVVGISVPLSHQYAQIADSAAVVGDIHTAVKAVVGRGGPVVDDVDIVGDTVTVTLSDPSAIDTGSVEQAVRSVMGSGVTVTITGPEPPTPGRPILRPNGS
- a CDS encoding VTT domain-containing protein; protein product: MNLTGLFARLGPFAPLAVFGLAAAESAAFVGLVIPGELAVILGGVAAGTASASLPIMIGAAVSGAIVGDSIGYRLGKQMGDSLENRPRLAKVASRLDGATRLIARRGWWALVLARFASVLRAVVPFAAGMGRMPYGRFLLGNAIGGILWGTTFTLVGYWLGGSYQVVEKWMRTGGLAIVALGSVVAGIVWVTRWAARHDEAVRNRLARIAGHRPLSYLVSGARRTNRPALTLVLTAAGIVAAVWLFGGLLQDVVGTEEFFFFDLLSLRYLNDNQIPVLVEAAKIINWITSIAVMGVLAGLAIVVLMRRRRSIAAVIGIAVGGQWAVVEIIDSLVQRTPPAFASLASRVDYGFPSEHVALVATLVCLAAWPWTRPTWTRTVRSFGAAGVIVALTGAARVVLLVEYPSDVIAAAAVAVAWTLLVCIVFDPNRSSQSDPLPSSGPAASE